The nucleotide window TGTCTTCGGCCACCATCGCCGCCAGCGCGCTGCAATCCATGCACCCATCCGCCAACGGCACCTTGCGCAGGTTGTCCGAGCCGATGCCCAGAAGCTCCACCGCCTTCAGCGTCGCATTATGCACGCCCTCGCCCGCATAGGCGGTCAGCCGCACATCGCCCTGCCCCTGTTTGCGCAAATCCTTCAAGACCCGCAGCCGCGCCGCCTGAAAGGCAATCACCGTCGCCTGCGAGGTGCCCGTCACCAGAATGCCGCTGGCCCCCTCCGGCATCCCCATCTTGCGGCGGGTCCAGTCGACCACCGCGCGCTCCATGTAATTCGCGCCGTGGTCGCGCCCGCCCATGTTAGCATTGACCGCCGCCGCGGCCACGCTGCTGATCAGGTCCGAGGCCAGCCCCGACCCCTGCACCCAGCCCCAGAACCGCGGATGGGTATTGCCGCCATGATAGGGCAGCACATCGCGGATGATCCGGTCCACCGCCGCCTGCGGCCCCAGCGCCTCCGCCGTCACCGCATAACGCGCATCAATGTCGTCCGGCACCGGCTGCCAGGGGCGCTCCGCAGCCTGCTGCATCTGGTCCAGCGCCGCCTCCAGCATCCGCTGTGCTTCCGCCCGGAACGCCGCCCAGTCCTGCGTCTTGATCCCCTTCTCAGCCACCCGCGCGCCCTCCTCATGCCCTTCGCTGGCAGAGGTCTAACGCGCAGCCCCTTGCGCCGCACGGAAAATATCGACGCACCCGGATAACCGCAGGCGCGCTTCGAAAAATCCGAAACTCAGATCTGGGCCGAAACGGCGGAACGCCGTAGAATATGCGGCTGCGGCGGCGTCAGAACGCCTTGCCTGGCCTGATTTCGGAATACTGCTTCTTGCGCTTCGTAGTGCCGAAAACCTGATAGAAGCTCTGCTCGTCGATCTTCTCGAAACCGATACACTCGGCGCCTCCAAACATCTTCAGCTCATAACAAATGCGCCCTCTGGACCTCAACTTGTAGGTGGTGGTCTCAGTTTGACCTTCCCATATCACATCCATGGTCCCGTCAGGTTTGACATACATCGCCCCCTCGTTGTTCTTGCCCAACGGATATGTGTTGCCGGTCAGCAGCTTCCTTACTTCTTTCTTTGAAAAGGATGGACCGGCTGCAGCTGGCAGTGCCAGTGAAACTGCAACTAGAAATACGGAAATTGCCCGTGCAAACTGCATGGCTCCCTCCCTTGAGTTACTGGTAAAAGATGAATGGTTAACAGACCGGCATCTTACCACAGTTGCACTTTCCTTTCAAAGAAGTAGCCCTGCGGTTGACAGGCTGCCCGCCCCAGCGCCTTATCCACAGCCCCGAGCCCCCCTCTTCCACCCGGCTGCGACACCTGCCATAATGGCCGCCAATCAACACCAAGGAAGAGCAGTTCCCGCACATGGCCGACGACCTCCTCAGCACGCCTGCAGCCGATACCTATGACGCCTCCTCCATCGAGGTTCTGGAAGGCCTCGAACCGGTCCGCCAGCGCCCCGGCATGTATATCGGCGGCACCGATGAGCGCGCGCTGCACCACATGGTGGCAGAGATCCTCGACAACTCCATGGACGAGGCCGTCGCGGGCCACGCCAACCGCATCGAGGTGACACTGCACGCGGACTATTCCGTCACCATCTCCGACAACGGCCGCGGCATCCCGATCGACCCGCACCCCAAGTTCCCCGACAAATCCGCGCTGGAGGTGATCCTCTGCACCCTGCACGCGGGCGGCAAGTTCTCCGGCAAGGCCTACCAGACCTCCGGCGGCCTGCACGGCGTCGGCTCCTCTGTGGTGAACGCGCTGTCGGACTCGATGGTCGTGCAAGTTGCCAAGAACAAGGAACTGTTCGAACAGCGCTTTTCCCGCGGCCTGCCGCTTGGCCCGGTTGAGAAGATCGGCGCCGCCCCCAACAAGCGCGGCACCTTCGTGACCTTCCACGCCGATGAGCAGATCTTCGGCTCCCACCGCTTCAAGCCCAAGCGCCTGTTCACCCTGGTGCGCTCCAAGGCGTATCTGTTCTCCGGCGTCGAAATCCGCTGGAAATCCGAAATCGACGACAATGAGACCCCGACCGAGGCCACCTTCCACTTCCCCGGCGGCCTCAAGGACTACCTGACAGAGGTGCTTGGCAAATCCTCCGTCTACGCAGAGGCGCCCTTTGCCGGCAAGGTGGAGTTCCGCGAGAAATTCAACGCGCCGGGCTATGTCGAATGGGCGATCAACTGGACGCCTTCGCGCGACGGTTTCACCCAGTCCTACTGCAACACCGTCCCCACGCCCGAGGGCGGCACCCATGTGGCGGGCTTCTGGGCCGCGATTCTCAAGGGCATCAAGGCCTATGGCGAGCTGGTGGGCAACAAGAAGGCCGGCAATATCACCCGCGACGACCTGATGACGGGCGGCTGCGCGCTGGTGTCCTGCTTCATCGCCGACCCGGCATTCGTCGGCCAGACCAAGGACCGCCTGTCGACCGAGGCCGCCAACAAGATGGTGGAAAACTCGGTCCGCGACCATTTCGACAACTGGCTCGCCGCCGACACCAAATCCGCGGGCGCCATCCTCGACTTCCTGATCCTGCGCGCCGAGGAACGCCTGCGCCGCAAGCAGGAGAAAGAGACCCAGCGCAAGTCCGCCACCAAGAAGCTGCGCCTGCCCGGCAAGCTCACCGACTGCACCGCCAAGAACCGCGCCGGCACCGAACTGTTCATCGTCGAGGGCGACTCCGCGGGCGGCTCCGGCAAGGGCGCGCGCAACCGCGAAAACCAGGCGCTGCTGCCCCTCAAGGGCAAGATCCTGAACGTCCTTGGCGCGGCCTCCAATAAACTGGGTTCAAACGCCGAAATCAACGACCTCTGCGAGGCGCTTGGCGTCGGCCTCGGCACCAAGTTCAACCTCGACGATCTGCGTTATGACAAGATCATCATCATGACCGACGCGGACGTCGACGGCGCCCATATCGCCTCGCTGCTGATGACCTTCTTCTTCACCCAGATGCGCCCGCTGATCGACAACGGCCACCTCTACCTCGCCTGCCCGCCGCTTTTCCGCCTGACCCAGGGCGCGCGCCGCGTCTACTGCCTGGACGAGGCCGAGCGCGACCACTGGCTGGAAAAGGGCCTGGGCGGCAAGGGCAAGATCGACGTCTCCCGCTTCAAGGGTCTTGGCGAAATGGACGCCAAGGACCTGAAGGAGACCACGATGGACCCCAAGACCCGCAAGCTGATCCGCGTCACCATCGACGAGGACGAGCCCGGCGAGACCGGCGACCTGGTCGAGCGCCTGATGGGCAAGAAACCCGAGCTCCGCTTCCAGTATATCCAGGAAAACGCGAAGTTCGTGGAGGAGCTGGATGTTTGAATCTTAGAAAACTCGAACGGCTTCAGCAGACTCTTGAAGTTGACCAACATCGACTACCGCACTTTGCTTTTGTGGATGCTGACAACATGCACAAAAGCTTTTCGAGCTGGCTGGACAATTTCAAGGTCCCGTCAGAACAAAAGAAATACTTCTCTTTTCCCAAGCTTTTCACGGCTCACCGATTTGATCGAGTTTATTTTTATTCAGCTGTTGAGGACATGAACAACCTCCCAGACTGGCTGGAAGAGATACGATCTCAAGATGGCTTTGTTTTGAAGCTAGGAACGCTCACAAAGAAAGGTAAGCAAATCAAACAAGAGGGTGTTGACGTCAAACTGGCGATTGACGCAACAAGATTTGCTTACACTTCGACAATGCGCTCTTGCACTCTATTCGGTGCGGACGGCGACTTTATCCCTTTAGTTGAGGCTGTCAGCGACGCCGGCTGCAAAGTCAACATTGTCTCTTTCAATGACCCGAAGAAAGGCAGAGTTGCACCATTACTACAAGCCGAGGCTGATACTTACACGAGAATAAACGGCCCTTGGCTATATTTTGCCAACACGTTTTCGTCTTCAGTCAATCAGCGCATGGAACGTTACCACGATTTCCGGCGATGCCCTGAAAAAACTTTCGAGTTTGTTCACGATCAGAAAATTGAAATCGCAAGACTGGGCGGCGAATATGTTGCCCAGATAGGACCAGACGCTCCAAGTAGTATGTATGGGGCCAGCAATATCGAACAGTTAATCACTTGGGTAAAAATGCACTACGCTCCTAGAGGGTAACAGTAAAATCTTACTTTCGCTCACTCAAAACCCGGTTCACACTTATTTTGCGTTTGATACTATTTTCAATCTCGTAGCACGCTTTCTTGCCACCCTCCAGTGACTCAAGGCCCGCGCCTGACCTTGGGAGGGCGCGAAGCGCCTTCCCGGGGGGAGTGAAGGCCGTCTCGGAAACGCTCCGGGGGAGCGTTTCAGGCCTGAACGGGCGGAGCCCAAGGCGCGTTTTCCTGCACAGGTCATGCACCACAAGGCCCGCGCCTGACCTTGGGGAGGCGTGAAGCGCCTTCCCGGGGGGAAGGTCAGGCGCGGGCCGTGCCGCTGCGCACCACGCCCCAAAGGCACACACCGCCACCGTCACGTTCCAAAGCACCGGCACCAGCGAAGGGCTCCGCCCGTCCACGTCTCAAACAGTCCCCGGACTGTTTGTCCCTGTGGGAACCGGCGTGAACTCCCGAAGGTAAGGCCACACACAGGCCCTACCGCTGCGCGCCACGCCCCAAGGGGGCACACCGCGCCCCTATTCACCTTTGCAAAATACTCCCGCCGGAGGCATCCCACGATAGGTCTGCACCTGCCTGGGCGGGCGCGAATGCGCCTGTCCGTTTTGCCGGAGGCAAACCTCCGGTTTGACGGGCAGGCAGGCGCAGACCGGGCCGCAAGCGACCCGGTCAAGACGGCTCGCACCCGTTGCGCCAAACCCCAATCCACCGCACGCCCCGCTTGCGCGCCCTTAACCCCGCTCTGCCATACTCCAATGCGTCGCGACACCGGTGCGGGCTGACACCCCGCACCACCAGGAGATACGGGAACCCCCAAGACCACATCTTCATCGGGTGCAGGGGGTCTCCGCAAAACGAGAGCTTTCGAGCGGACATGGGGGCTTGCGACCCCCGCCGGCCCTCCGCCATCTGGCGGCGCCGCCACCTCTTAACCGGCCAGCACGACACGGCCAAGCAGCATAACGGCCCACCGGCCCCAGACAGCCAGCCACCGGACAGGGATGCCCTCCCGCCCGGCCGAACCCGCGCATCCGGTGACAGCTTCGTGAGGGCTGTTGCCTGAAACCCCTGTCCGTTCCTAAGGTTAGGCCAGGCATTCACAGCACGGGAACGGTCATGAGCTTCATCGCGGACAACCAGCTGCCCCTGCTGATCCTGTTCTTCCTCACCGGCCTCATCGGCACCGCCTTTCTGTTCCGCAAACCCGCAGGCCACCGCGCCTGGAAACTGGCGGACCTCGTCTGGGTGGTCTTGGGCGGCTTCGGCGCGCTGGTGGCGGTGATCTCCGGCATTTACGCCGCCGACAGCTCCAAGCTCGAACGCCAGATCGACATCGCCTATGCCGCCACCGCGGCCTTCGACCGTGACGCCGCCCGCTTCCGCCTGCGCTTCTGCGACCCCGCCTATGACGCCGACATCGCGGTGCTGTGCGAAAAGGTCGAATTCCTGTCGGCTTCCACTGCGGGCAACGCCGAACTGCCGCTGTTCATCGCGGTCACCGATGAAGTCGCGCCCCTGCAGGGCCTCAGCTTCCTGTTCGGCAGCCGCAGCGGGATGGAGGAGATGTCGGAAATGGAAGCCCAGGCCAGCGCCTTTGACCCCGCGGCGTTTCTGGTTTTCACCTCGCTCGACGAACCCGCCCAGGCCGCGGTCGACAACATGCGCCGCAAGGTGCCCGCCATCGCCGGCGACTACCTGATCATCGCGCGGGCCTATGACGACCTCATCGCCCATGTGTCCAAGCTCAAGGACGAGTGGGAATACCTGCAGGACAACGCCCATATCCTGGTCTTGCAGATCATCGCGCTGTGCCTGGTCAGCTTCGCCGCCCCCTTCCGCCTCGGCAAATCCATTGTCGAGCTGCGCCGCCCCCGCTAACCTGACCGGACCGCCAACAGGACCCCGCCCATGCGCAGCTTTGACGAGATCCACGCCATTTCCGCAGACCGCCACGGCGGGCCGGAGGCGCTGGAGGCAAAGCTCAGCAAACCCGATCCCGATGTGACGGAGCTGCCCGAGGACCGCTGGCTGTCCGTGATGACCAAATGCATCTTCCAGGCGGGCTTCAACTGGAAAGTGATCGAGGCGAAATGGGACGGCTTCGAGGAGGTCTTCCACGGCTTCGACCCCGGCGCCTGCGCCTTCATGAGCGAGGATGAATTCGACCGGATCCTCAGCGACACCCGCGTGGTCCGCAACGGCGCCAAACTGGCCACAGTGCGCGCAAACGCCGCCTTCCTGATGGAACTCCGCGACCAGGGCGGCGCAGGCCAGGTGCTGGGCGGCTGGCCCTCCGCCGACTACACCGGTCTTTTGGAGATGCTCAAGAAACGCGGCAGCCGTCTGGGCGGCAACACCGGCCAATACGCCATGCGCTTTGCCGGCCGCGACAGCTTCATCCTCAGCCAGGACGTCACCGCCCGGCTGATCGCCGAGGGTGTGATCGACAAGCCCGCCGCCTCCAAAACCGCGCTGAAAGCGGTGCAGGCGGCCTTCAACGAATGGATGCAGCAGTCGGGCCGCTCGCTCACCGAAATCAGCCGCGTGCTGGCGCTGAGCTGCTGAGCTGAGGCGATGCCCATGATCCGCTGCCTGCTCCTCGCGCTCCTGCTCCTCGCCGCCTGCGGCCGCCCGCTGACAGAGACAGAGCGCGCCTATCTGGGCACCCTGCACGGGACCAGCCTGAACCCGGACAGGGTCCGCGTCGTGGACGGCGCCCCCCTGGGGCCTGTCACCCTGCGCCGCACCCCGCGGCCCCGCGTCACCTGCCGCGAGCGCATCCTGCCCCCGGTCAGGGACGAGATCATCACCACCAAACCCGCCGCCGTCGCCCTGTTCAACCGGATCTTCTTCACCCGGGAGTGGTACGTGGACAACTACCTGCCGGAATACCCGCAGCGGCTGCACCTGGTGGAGGCGATGCTGCTGGCGCATGAGGCCACCCACGTCTGGCAATGGCAGAACCGCGGCCGCACAGGGTATTCCCCGCTGCGGGCAGCGGCAGAGCACGGCCCGGACCGCGACCCCTACCTGTTCGACCTGGAGGGGGAGGCCGACTACCTCGCCTACGGATTTGAACAGCAAGGCGCAATCATGGAGGAATACGTCTGCTGCCGCGCCCTGGCCCCGCAAGCCGCGCGCACCAGACGGCTGCACAGCATGCTGGCCGCCGCGATGCCGGTCAGCCCGCTGCCGCAAAGCCGCGAAAGCGATGTCTACCTGCCGTGGAAGGGGGCAGAGCTGGACGGCATCTGCAATTGACCCGCCGTTTTCCGCCGCGGAAAACGGCTAAGACAATCGGTTTTTGTGGCCGGAATCCAGGCCGGATTCCGGCGCCGCGCCGCAACGTTGCACTTGTCTTACCACCAGGGTTGCGGCCACAACTTTGCTGACACCCCTGCAGGAGCCGCACCATGACCCAATACGCCCTCATCATGCTGGCCGCAGGCCTTGGCATCCCGGTGCTGGCGGCGCTGAACGCTGCGCTCGGCAAGCTGATCGGCTCCCCCGCCTCGGCCGCGGTGGTGCTGTTCCTGATCGCGCTGGTTGCCACCATCCTTTATGCGCTGATCTCCGGCCCGCAGGCCCTGGCGCAAATCCCCGCCGCACCCAAGCACCTGCTGCTGGCCGGTGTGCTGGTGGCCTTCTACGTCTTGTCGATCACCCATGTGGCGCCGCATTTCGGCGTCGGCAACGCGGTGTTCTTCGTGCTGATCGGCCAGCTGATCTCCGCCGCCGCCATCGACCATTTCGGCTGGTTCGGCGCCCAGGTCAGCCCGCTGACGCTCACCCGCGCCGCAGGCATTTCGGTGATGGCGCTGGGGGTCTGGATCACCCAGATGGCCTAACCGGACACTTTCTTCACGAACTGCGATTTCAGCCCGATCGGCCCCACCCCCGGCACCTTGCAGTCAATGTCGTGATCGCCGTCCACCAGCCGGATGCCGCGCACCTTGGTGCCGACCTTGATGACCGAGGACGTGCCCTTCAGCTTCAGATCCTTGATCACCGTCACGGTGTCGCCGTCCGCCAGCACATTGCCAACGCTGTCGCGCACCTCCTTGGCCTCGCCCGCGGCCTCCCCGGCCGCCCATTCATGGGCGCATTCGGGGCAGATCAGCAGGGCATCCACCTGATAGGTATAGGCAGAGGAACATTCGGGGCACGGCGGCAAGGTATCAGTCATGCCCCGCCAATAGCCCGGAACCCGGCGCAAGGCCAGAGACAGATCCGCCCGGGCCCGCCTGTGCTAGACTGCCCCGGACCAGCGGAGGGCCAGGATCATGACCGGCGGTGTGAAAAAACATTACAGCGGCAGCGGCAGCCTGGCGGACCGGATCGCCGGTGCGCTGCGCGCCAAGGGGCTGGAGCCCTCAAGCCTCACGCCCGCCGATTTCGAGGCGGTGGATGAATTCCACTTCCGCGGCCGGGCCGCAACTCTGGAACTGGCTTCACTCATGCAGCTGACAGCGTCGTCCAAGGTGCTCGACATCGGCGCAGGGCTTGGCGGCGTTGCACGGACCCTTGCGGAAACAGCCGGCTGCCATGTCACTGGCATCGACCTGACGCCAGAACTGTGCGCAGCGGCGGCAGAGATTTCCGGCTGGCTTGGCATGTCAGATCAAACGGAGTTTGTTCAAGGCGACGCAACAAGCCTGCCGTTTGCGGACGGTGCCTTTGATGCCGCCATCACGGCGCACGCGGCCATGAACATCCCCCGCAAAGACCGGATGTATACTGAGGCGCGGCGGGTTTTGCGGCCGGGCGGGAGTTTTGTTGCCTATGATATTCTGCAGGGCGAAGGCGGGGCCATGCTGTACCCCGCGCCTTGGGCGGCGGAGCCGTCAATCAGCCACTTGGCCACCCCGCAGGAGATGCGAACCCTGTTGCAGGGGGCCGGGTTCACACTGCTGAAAACCATCGATTCAACACATGACAGCCTGCGCTGGCTGGAGCAGCGGACCGCAAGCGGCGGTACCGCGGAGGCGGTGCCGGTTACCGCCAAGCTGCTGTTCGGCACCAGCTACAGGGAGATGGTTCAAAACCAGCTGCGCGCCCTTCGCGAGCGGCGGATGCTGACCTGCAGCTTCCTCTGCGCGGCTTAGGAGGCCGACTTGCCGCTGACCTTGATATTGCCCTGCAGCTGGGCGCCGCTTTCGGTCGACATGCTTTGCGCCGACACATCCGCCTGCACCTGAGAGCTGGCCGCCAGCTGCAGGTCCTCGCATTGGATCTTGCCGCTGTAGATGCCCTCCACGGTGACAGACTTGGCGCTCAGCGCACCATCCACGGTGCCGCCTTCCAGCACCGTCACCGCCTGCGCCGACACATCCCCCACGACGCGGCCGCGGACCTCGACGCTGCCTTTGCTGGAGGTGATATTGCCTTCGACCGTCACATCTTTTTCGATTACCGAATTCACCACGTCTCAGCCCTTTCTGCGCATCCCCGGACAGCCTAGCCCGCCGGGGCCAATTTGAACAGCAGATAGCAAACTGCCGCCCCGGGGCCAAAGCCGCCCCGCCCTGGCAGGCAAGGTTCCGCCGCCCCGCCCTGCTGCGGGTCTACTCCACCTGCGGAAAGGGGGCTGGCAGCGGTGCGGCGCTGTATTG belongs to Leisingera caerulea DSM 24564 and includes:
- a CDS encoding DNA-3-methyladenine glycosylase I, whose protein sequence is MRSFDEIHAISADRHGGPEALEAKLSKPDPDVTELPEDRWLSVMTKCIFQAGFNWKVIEAKWDGFEEVFHGFDPGACAFMSEDEFDRILSDTRVVRNGAKLATVRANAAFLMELRDQGGAGQVLGGWPSADYTGLLEMLKKRGSRLGGNTGQYAMRFAGRDSFILSQDVTARLIAEGVIDKPAASKTALKAVQAAFNEWMQQSGRSLTEISRVLALSC
- a CDS encoding DMT family transporter, which produces MTQYALIMLAAGLGIPVLAALNAALGKLIGSPASAAVVLFLIALVATILYALISGPQALAQIPAAPKHLLLAGVLVAFYVLSITHVAPHFGVGNAVFFVLIGQLISAAAIDHFGWFGAQVSPLTLTRAAGISVMALGVWITQMA
- a CDS encoding bactofilin family protein, encoding MVNSVIEKDVTVEGNITSSKGSVEVRGRVVGDVSAQAVTVLEGGTVDGALSAKSVTVEGIYSGKIQCEDLQLAASSQVQADVSAQSMSTESGAQLQGNIKVSGKSAS
- the parE gene encoding DNA topoisomerase IV subunit B is translated as MADDLLSTPAADTYDASSIEVLEGLEPVRQRPGMYIGGTDERALHHMVAEILDNSMDEAVAGHANRIEVTLHADYSVTISDNGRGIPIDPHPKFPDKSALEVILCTLHAGGKFSGKAYQTSGGLHGVGSSVVNALSDSMVVQVAKNKELFEQRFSRGLPLGPVEKIGAAPNKRGTFVTFHADEQIFGSHRFKPKRLFTLVRSKAYLFSGVEIRWKSEIDDNETPTEATFHFPGGLKDYLTEVLGKSSVYAEAPFAGKVEFREKFNAPGYVEWAINWTPSRDGFTQSYCNTVPTPEGGTHVAGFWAAILKGIKAYGELVGNKKAGNITRDDLMTGGCALVSCFIADPAFVGQTKDRLSTEAANKMVENSVRDHFDNWLAADTKSAGAILDFLILRAEERLRRKQEKETQRKSATKKLRLPGKLTDCTAKNRAGTELFIVEGDSAGGSGKGARNRENQALLPLKGKILNVLGAASNKLGSNAEINDLCEALGVGLGTKFNLDDLRYDKIIIMTDADVDGAHIASLLMTFFFTQMRPLIDNGHLYLACPPLFRLTQGARRVYCLDEAERDHWLEKGLGGKGKIDVSRFKGLGEMDAKDLKETTMDPKTRKLIRVTIDEDEPGETGDLVERLMGKKPELRFQYIQENAKFVEELDV
- a CDS encoding class I SAM-dependent methyltransferase, with translation MTGGVKKHYSGSGSLADRIAGALRAKGLEPSSLTPADFEAVDEFHFRGRAATLELASLMQLTASSKVLDIGAGLGGVARTLAETAGCHVTGIDLTPELCAAAAEISGWLGMSDQTEFVQGDATSLPFADGAFDAAITAHAAMNIPRKDRMYTEARRVLRPGGSFVAYDILQGEGGAMLYPAPWAAEPSISHLATPQEMRTLLQGAGFTLLKTIDSTHDSLRWLEQRTASGGTAEAVPVTAKLLFGTSYREMVQNQLRALRERRMLTCSFLCAA
- a CDS encoding zinc ribbon domain-containing protein YjdM, giving the protein MTDTLPPCPECSSAYTYQVDALLICPECAHEWAAGEAAGEAKEVRDSVGNVLADGDTVTVIKDLKLKGTSSVIKVGTKVRGIRLVDGDHDIDCKVPGVGPIGLKSQFVKKVSG
- a CDS encoding NYN domain-containing protein; the protein is MNLRKLERLQQTLEVDQHRLPHFAFVDADNMHKSFSSWLDNFKVPSEQKKYFSFPKLFTAHRFDRVYFYSAVEDMNNLPDWLEEIRSQDGFVLKLGTLTKKGKQIKQEGVDVKLAIDATRFAYTSTMRSCTLFGADGDFIPLVEAVSDAGCKVNIVSFNDPKKGRVAPLLQAEADTYTRINGPWLYFANTFSSSVNQRMERYHDFRRCPEKTFEFVHDQKIEIARLGGEYVAQIGPDAPSSMYGASNIEQLITWVKMHYAPRG